The following are from one region of the Endozoicomonas sp. 4G genome:
- the artQ gene encoding arginine ABC transporter permease ArtQ, producing MLELFFNATLMTLGLALSSLLLGLMLAVLLALGELSHFRLLRYLSVSWVTLIRGLPEILVVFFVYFGSTHLLFLLTDEFIEISPFTAGTLALSLIFSAYASQTLRGAFMAVPKGQSEAAKALGIAPARCFYRVILPQAWRHALPGLGNQWLVLLKDTALVSLIGVTDLLRQAQLVSSQTYEPFTWYATAGAIYLIITLISQFCLNKMKQKTSQHIRTVNV from the coding sequence ATGCTCGAGCTCTTCTTCAATGCAACGCTGATGACCCTGGGACTGGCGCTCTCTTCCCTGCTTCTGGGTCTGATGCTGGCTGTCCTGCTGGCTCTGGGCGAGCTGAGTCATTTCCGGTTGCTTAGATATCTGTCCGTTTCATGGGTCACCCTGATCAGAGGGCTGCCAGAAATCCTGGTGGTCTTTTTTGTCTACTTTGGTTCGACCCATCTGCTGTTTCTACTCACCGATGAGTTTATCGAAATCAGCCCTTTCACAGCCGGTACCCTGGCCCTGTCGCTGATCTTTTCAGCCTATGCCAGCCAGACTCTGCGGGGGGCGTTCATGGCCGTTCCCAAGGGGCAGTCAGAAGCGGCAAAAGCCTTGGGGATCGCCCCGGCTCGCTGCTTTTATCGGGTAATACTGCCCCAAGCCTGGCGTCATGCCCTGCCCGGGCTGGGTAACCAATGGCTGGTGCTGCTAAAAGATACGGCACTGGTCTCCTTAATCGGCGTAACTGACCTGCTGCGCCAGGCTCAACTGGTGTCATCCCAGACTTATGAACCTTTTACCTGGTATGCAACTGCCGGCGCTATCTACCTGATAATCACCCTTATAAGTCAGTTCTGCCTGAACAAAATGAAGCAGAAAACCAGTCAACACATCAGGACGGTCAATGTATGA
- a CDS encoding lysine/arginine/ornithine ABC transporter substrate-binding protein — MKKMFASLLATSVLTVATVIMSVQAQAAETIRFATEPTYPPFEFMGKDNQLEGFDIDLARAICNELKAECTFSSQPFDSLIPSLKFRRFDAVISGMDITPDRLEEVDFSTPYYENSAIFIANKDEGLTSVKALKGKSVGVQNGSTHQQYLIDKLESQGVKVRPYDSVQNAFLDLISGRIDAVFADKAVAKEWLAKRGEGQYAQVGPVVKDPEYFGIGYGIAVRKHNDLKKRIDSALEKLKENGTYQKIYDKYFD; from the coding sequence ATGAAAAAAATGTTCGCTTCTCTTCTGGCAACCAGTGTTCTGACCGTTGCCACAGTGATCATGAGCGTTCAGGCTCAGGCTGCTGAAACGATCCGCTTTGCCACAGAACCCACTTACCCCCCTTTTGAGTTCATGGGTAAGGATAATCAGCTGGAAGGTTTCGATATTGATCTGGCCAGGGCCATCTGCAATGAACTAAAAGCAGAATGTACATTCAGCAGCCAGCCCTTTGACAGCCTGATTCCCAGTCTCAAGTTTCGTCGCTTTGACGCTGTCATTTCAGGGATGGACATTACTCCGGACCGTCTCGAAGAAGTCGATTTCAGTACCCCCTACTATGAGAACTCGGCCATCTTTATCGCCAACAAGGACGAGGGACTCACGTCGGTTAAAGCACTCAAGGGCAAATCGGTAGGCGTTCAGAACGGCTCCACCCATCAGCAGTATCTGATCGACAAACTGGAGAGCCAGGGGGTGAAAGTTCGTCCTTACGACTCGGTTCAGAACGCTTTTCTGGATTTGATCAGTGGCCGGATTGATGCCGTCTTTGCCGATAAGGCGGTTGCCAAAGAATGGCTGGCAAAAAGAGGCGAAGGTCAGTACGCACAGGTAGGCCCGGTGGTGAAGGATCCGGAATACTTTGGCATCGGCTATGGGATCGCGGTCAGGAAACATAACGACCTGAAAAAAAGAATAGATTCAGCTCTGGAAAAACTGAAAGAAAACGGCACTTATCAAAAAATATACGATAAGTACTTTGACTAA
- the artP gene encoding arginine ABC transporter ATP-binding protein ArtP, which yields MGMIVEGMVVEGMIVEGMAVEGIVVEGLSKAFGSTQVLKDISFTIPRGETTVLLGASGAGKSTLLRMLNLLETPDKGTMRIADMTFNFSDGDNKHLNKQACALRRKVGMVFQQYNLWPHMTVLNNLIEAPVVQGMPKEKATTKARELLERVGLSEKADAWPSSLSGGQQQRVAIARSLMLSPDVLLFDEPTAALDPAITNQVVEVIRELSQSGITQVVVTHEVEFARKIASKVIYLENGHIVEEGPSDHFNQPQTEAFRSYLEH from the coding sequence ATGGGCATGATCGTAGAAGGCATGGTCGTAGAAGGCATGATTGTAGAAGGTATGGCTGTAGAAGGTATAGTCGTAGAGGGCCTAAGCAAAGCATTTGGCTCCACACAGGTTCTTAAAGATATCAGTTTTACTATCCCCCGGGGTGAAACTACGGTTCTTCTGGGAGCCAGCGGTGCCGGTAAAAGCACCCTGCTGCGCATGCTGAACCTGCTGGAAACCCCCGATAAGGGCACCATGCGCATTGCGGATATGACGTTTAATTTCAGCGATGGCGACAACAAACACCTGAACAAACAGGCTTGCGCCCTGAGGCGCAAGGTAGGCATGGTGTTTCAGCAATACAATCTCTGGCCACATATGACGGTACTTAACAACCTGATTGAAGCGCCCGTGGTGCAGGGGATGCCCAAAGAAAAAGCCACCACCAAAGCCAGAGAACTGCTGGAACGTGTTGGCCTGTCTGAAAAGGCCGATGCCTGGCCATCTTCACTGTCGGGTGGTCAGCAGCAGCGGGTGGCTATTGCCCGCTCCCTGATGCTGTCACCCGATGTCCTATTGTTTGATGAGCCCACTGCCGCCCTTGATCCCGCCATCACCAATCAGGTAGTCGAAGTGATCAGGGAGCTGAGCCAGTCCGGCATCACCCAGGTGGTGGTTACCCACGAAGTGGAATTCGCCCGGAAAATTGCCAGCAAAGTGATTTATCTTGAAAATGGCCACATTGTTGAAGAGGGGCCATCCGATCACTTTAATCAACCTCAGACAGAGGCTTTCCGCAGCTATCTGGAACATTGA
- the argR gene encoding transcriptional regulator ArgR, translating into MNIYSFSAFYREKTGVSGQQCRDFQEQYIKIMASQKQEALIKAFRQLLKEERCGSQSQIVEQLQSQGFDNISQSKVSRLLCRHGAVRVRNARNEQVYCLPPELGKMDSNIAVRDLVEDVANNGMLIVIKTSPGAAQMIARLLDSISRSDGILGCVAGDDTIFVAPVSPEDIDALQESIVQLFMQ; encoded by the coding sequence GTGAATATTTATTCATTTTCTGCTTTTTATCGAGAGAAGACCGGGGTTTCTGGTCAGCAGTGTCGGGATTTTCAGGAGCAATACATAAAGATTATGGCCAGTCAAAAACAGGAAGCACTGATTAAGGCTTTCAGGCAGCTGCTAAAAGAAGAGCGCTGCGGATCCCAAAGCCAGATCGTTGAGCAGCTGCAGAGCCAGGGTTTTGACAATATCAGTCAGTCAAAAGTTTCCCGGCTGCTTTGTCGGCATGGTGCTGTTCGCGTCCGAAATGCCCGCAATGAACAAGTGTATTGTCTTCCCCCCGAACTGGGAAAAATGGATTCTAATATTGCGGTCAGGGATCTGGTGGAAGACGTTGCCAACAATGGCATGTTGATTGTGATCAAAACCAGTCCGGGGGCTGCCCAGATGATTGCCCGGCTATTGGATTCCATCAGTCGCTCTGATGGTATCCTGGGTTGTGTAGCGGGCGACGATACTATTTTTGTCGCGCCTGTTTCTCCCGAAGACATTGATGCTCTCCAGGAAAGTATTGTCCAGCTGTTTATGCAGTGA
- a CDS encoding amidase: protein MRFSGLALVFTLLLTATGSYGHNLSDPALVEIYNPYRQKPYITKYYYPDWLSASQNLSGSWLSLTRDWVIGHGSIDEQVEIVKSQLVMTGISPEDPVLFSEAELASLSLNAGIADKPQRAPFELIPSEEKGSAGSPTVRISELFGRAGGIDEIQQWFAEQKISPSILVEIIYYWYEKGLPPGMKDILIARNKDQAMSMAKVSDQRWLKCISEYKGNIEVCKKQGIISELEGIPIAVKSEINVAGYHATAGADLKKITDQSLFPIITEETESEVIRLLKREGVIILGLTNQHFFGLGATGENPHFPRTANHFNPFHVAGGSSTGSALMVAIGMSPLTVGTDGGGSVSIPASLNGLPGLKPTTDKLSTKNYVNAALSLVAIGLIGKRFKDIALGYQVSSGRHPTLQVAEALKTLKIGLDRDWLEHADKEVSEKTFECLDRLGTRLKKLQNRKDNIFVKMHFTSENFRKRLWATHIILFGSWAAEGSLKFLGKGIPYETEMALLMGKALTNEQAERARQNQKILADHFEKNIFSKVDVIAMPTTLIPAPEKLAYLLNNTAGELNLAKAYLLSFNTSLANLTGGPRVTIPCGFNHEDLPFGLQLMGAVDSEYLLLALGSLLEEEMHEELSKKADQHAFQPLKAYTGAIRSEL from the coding sequence ATGCGCTTTTCAGGTTTAGCTCTCGTATTCACTCTTCTTCTCACAGCAACCGGCAGTTATGGCCATAACTTATCCGACCCTGCTCTTGTTGAGATTTATAACCCTTACCGGCAAAAGCCTTACATTACCAAGTACTATTACCCCGATTGGCTAAGTGCTTCACAAAACCTTTCCGGATCCTGGCTGTCCCTTACCCGAGATTGGGTCATAGGCCACGGGAGTATTGATGAACAGGTTGAGATCGTCAAAAGCCAGTTAGTCATGACCGGCATAAGCCCTGAAGACCCCGTGCTTTTCTCTGAGGCAGAGTTAGCATCTCTCAGTCTCAATGCAGGTATTGCGGACAAACCTCAACGGGCACCTTTTGAGCTAATCCCTTCTGAAGAAAAAGGCTCTGCTGGCAGCCCAACTGTCAGGATATCCGAACTTTTTGGTCGTGCCGGTGGCATTGATGAGATTCAGCAATGGTTTGCAGAACAAAAAATAAGCCCTTCCATCTTGGTTGAAATTATTTATTACTGGTACGAAAAAGGGCTGCCACCAGGCATGAAGGATATACTGATTGCGCGAAACAAAGACCAGGCCATGAGTATGGCCAAGGTCTCCGATCAGCGGTGGTTAAAGTGCATTTCAGAGTACAAAGGGAATATTGAAGTCTGTAAAAAGCAAGGGATTATCAGCGAGCTGGAAGGTATTCCTATTGCCGTAAAATCAGAAATCAATGTTGCAGGCTATCACGCAACCGCTGGCGCTGACCTTAAAAAAATAACCGATCAATCGCTTTTTCCCATTATTACTGAAGAGACTGAATCTGAAGTGATACGACTGTTAAAGCGTGAGGGTGTTATTATCCTGGGGCTAACCAATCAACATTTTTTCGGGCTTGGGGCAACGGGAGAAAACCCTCACTTTCCCAGGACCGCCAATCACTTCAACCCTTTCCATGTCGCGGGTGGATCATCCACTGGCAGCGCCCTGATGGTTGCCATTGGCATGTCACCCTTAACGGTAGGGACTGATGGTGGCGGGTCTGTCTCCATTCCTGCTTCATTAAATGGTTTACCCGGCCTTAAGCCCACGACTGATAAGCTGTCCACCAAAAATTATGTCAACGCTGCGTTAAGTCTGGTGGCTATTGGACTTATCGGTAAGCGTTTTAAAGATATTGCCCTTGGTTATCAGGTTTCAAGCGGACGCCATCCCACCCTTCAGGTAGCTGAGGCTTTGAAGACCCTGAAAATAGGCCTCGATCGTGATTGGCTGGAACATGCAGACAAAGAAGTGTCAGAGAAAACATTTGAATGTCTTGACCGGCTGGGAACCCGACTCAAAAAACTGCAAAATCGCAAAGACAACATTTTCGTCAAAATGCATTTTACCTCTGAGAACTTCAGAAAACGGCTCTGGGCAACCCATATCATCCTGTTTGGGAGCTGGGCAGCGGAGGGGAGTCTCAAGTTTTTGGGGAAAGGCATACCCTATGAAACTGAAATGGCCCTGTTGATGGGCAAAGCCCTTACTAATGAGCAGGCCGAGCGAGCCAGACAGAACCAGAAAATACTGGCCGATCATTTTGAAAAAAATATATTCTCAAAGGTTGATGTGATTGCCATGCCAACCACGTTAATCCCTGCTCCAGAAAAATTGGCATACTTGCTGAATAATACCGCGGGCGAGTTGAATTTAGCCAAAGCCTACCTTCTGTCATTTAACACTTCCCTGGCCAACCTGACAGGAGGCCCCAGGGTCACCATTCCCTGCGGCTTTAACCATGAAGACCTGCCTTTTGGCCTTCAGCTAATGGGGGCTGTGGATAGCGAATATCTGCTGCTTGCCCTTGGCAGTTTGCTCGAGGAGGAGATGCATGAGGAACTGAGCAAAAAGGCAGATCAACACGCTTTTCAACCGCTTAAAGCCTACACTGGTGCTATCCGCAGTGAGCTTTAG
- the fkpA gene encoding FKBP-type peptidyl-prolyl cis-trans isomerase, translating into MKKVLKVTTLAAVVALAAGCTEKTQPVTEEVKLETPEQKAAYAMGASLGNYADQTLKQQEEMGITIDRELLKKGFMDALGGQSKLNDDEIRSALQGHEERIRPIIEKKVQERLDEDRKKGEEFLKENAKKEGVKTTESGLQYEVIEAGEEGAAKPGPEDEVTVHYTGTLIDGTVFDSSVERGQPATFPLNGVIKGWQEGLQLMPVGSKYKLYIPSELAYGDQAAGTIPPASTLVFDVELLDIADDKKKEKAGNDKK; encoded by the coding sequence GTGAAAAAGGTTCTCAAAGTGACCACGTTGGCCGCAGTAGTTGCTCTTGCCGCAGGTTGCACCGAAAAAACCCAACCCGTTACTGAAGAAGTCAAGCTGGAAACCCCAGAGCAGAAAGCCGCCTACGCCATGGGCGCGTCTCTGGGTAACTACGCTGATCAAACTCTTAAGCAGCAGGAAGAAATGGGTATCACCATTGACCGCGAACTGCTCAAGAAAGGATTTATGGACGCCCTGGGTGGCCAGAGCAAACTGAACGATGATGAGATTCGCAGTGCCCTGCAGGGTCATGAAGAGCGTATCCGCCCCATCATCGAGAAGAAAGTTCAGGAGCGTCTGGATGAAGACCGCAAGAAGGGTGAGGAATTCCTGAAAGAAAACGCCAAGAAAGAGGGCGTGAAAACCACCGAATCCGGTCTGCAGTACGAAGTGATTGAAGCCGGTGAAGAAGGCGCTGCCAAACCCGGCCCTGAAGATGAGGTTACTGTCCACTACACAGGCACCCTGATCGATGGCACCGTGTTCGACAGCAGCGTTGAGCGTGGCCAACCCGCTACCTTCCCTCTGAACGGCGTCATCAAAGGCTGGCAGGAAGGCCTGCAATTAATGCCAGTAGGCTCCAAGTACAAACTGTATATCCCTTCCGAACTGGCTTATGGTGATCAGGCTGCGGGCACCATCCCACCGGCTTCTACTCTGGTCTTCGACGTTGAACTGCTGGATATCGCAGACGACAAAAAGAAAGAAAAAGCCGGCAACGACAAGAAGTAA
- a CDS encoding PBPRA1643 family SWIM/SEC-C metal-binding motif protein: protein MLYAEGNRLMNVADKHNRGFERKKTARLGTEKNPASVVVQNEEREQELSAIFEENGWFYTIEVDEEQQEDISDLELLKNLPTTKVVEKTPGRNDPCVCGSGKKYKKCCG from the coding sequence ATGCTTTATGCCGAAGGCAATCGTCTGATGAACGTTGCGGACAAACACAACCGAGGGTTCGAGCGCAAGAAAACAGCCCGGCTGGGTACTGAGAAAAACCCTGCCAGCGTCGTTGTTCAGAATGAAGAGCGAGAGCAGGAGCTGTCGGCCATCTTTGAAGAAAATGGCTGGTTTTACACTATTGAGGTCGACGAAGAACAGCAGGAAGATATCTCTGACCTGGAACTGCTGAAGAACCTGCCAACCACCAAAGTGGTAGAAAAAACACCGGGCCGTAACGACCCCTGTGTTTGTGGCAGTGGCAAAAAGTATAAGAAGTGCTGCGGCTAA
- a CDS encoding C2H2-type zinc finger protein: MDAAQHQCDHEGCNYSSDQRSYLKRHKETHLPANQRTKFQCHHEDCNFSTYHTSSLKMDKQSHLPADQRLKMHQCGHEGCNYSTPQASDLKKHKQTHLPADQRLKMHRCDHEGCNYRTNYRSHLKAHKQTHLPADQRTKVHQCDYEGCNYSTRQRGHLKIHKQTHLPADQRPNMNQCDHEGCNYSTLQSGHLKIHKHTHLPADQRPNMNQCDHEGCNYITDQKSNLKRHKKTHLPANRRPRKPRKPKVHRCDHEGCDYDTKQSIDLKRHKRTHLLANQRIKEHRCDHAGCNYITDLTSNLNRHKQTHLPADQRPKRKAYDQLPSKKKRKKGDKK; encoded by the coding sequence GTGGACGCTGCTCAGCACCAGTGTGACCATGAGGGCTGCAACTACAGCAGCGACCAGAGAAGTTATTTGAAAAGGCATAAAGAGACCCACCTGCCTGCCAACCAAAGAACCAAGTTTCAGTGTCACCATGAGGACTGCAACTTCAGCACTTACCACACGAGCAGTCTGAAAATGGACAAACAGTCCCACCTGCCTGCCGACCAGAGACTCAAGATGCACCAGTGCGGCCATGAGGGCTGCAACTACAGCACCCCTCAGGCGAGCGATCTGAAAAAGCACAAACAGACCCACCTGCCCGCCGACCAGAGACTCAAGATGCACCGGTGTGACCATGAGGGCTGCAACTACCGCACTAACTATAGGAGTCATCTGAAAGCGCACAAACAGACCCACCTGCCTGCTGACCAGAGAACCAAGGTGCATCAGTGTGACTATGAGGGCTGCAACTACAGCACTCGACAAAGGGGCCATCTGAAAATACACAAACAGACCCATCTGCCCGCCGACCAGAGACCCAATATGAACCAGTGTGACCATGAGGGCTGCAACTACAGCACTCTTCAGTCAGGTCATCTGAAAATACACAAACACACCCATCTGCCCGCCGACCAGAGACCCAATATGAACCAGTGTGACCATGAGGGCTGCAACTACATCACCGACCAGAAAAGTAATTTGAAAAGGCACAAAAAGACCCACCTGCCTGCCAACCGGAGACCCAGGAAACCCAGGAAACCCAAGGTGCACCGGTGTGATCATGAGGGCTGCGACTACGACACCAAGCAGTCGATCGATCTGAAAAGGCACAAACGAACCCACCTGCTTGCCAACCAGAGAATCAAGGAGCACCGTTGTGACCATGCGGGCTGCAACTACATCACCGACCTGACGAGTAATCTGAACAGACACAAACAGACCCACCTGCCTGCCGACCAGAGACCTAAAAGGAAAGCGTATGACCAGCTGCCATCTAAGAAGAAAAGAAAGAAGGGCGATAAAAAATGA
- a CDS encoding PDDEXK nuclease domain-containing protein produces the protein MSKSQHDKLLNNIRELLTQGRQQVVAAVNAAMVQTYWEIGRLIVEDEQQGESRAAYGKEVLKRLSDSLSQEFGKGFDLTNLRKMRAFYLCFPKRDALRLELSWTHYRTLTRIENEQARQWYMKEAAEQCWSARALERQMGTLYYERLLATQHGKQGLQPVLAEAEQKTSVLQDTPQDYLRDPYILDFLNLPAGSVQENELEQELINNLQKFLLELGKGFAFVERQQRISTDDGDYFIDLVFYNFHLKCFLLIDLKMHRLTHQDVGQMDMYVRMYEEKKRRGDDNPTIGLILCSEGNHTVAKYSVLNDSQQLFASKYKLELPSEEELRLQLEQQRQLLSQKSE, from the coding sequence ATGAGCAAAAGCCAGCACGACAAGCTGCTTAACAATATCCGTGAGCTGCTGACCCAAGGTCGCCAGCAGGTGGTAGCGGCGGTCAATGCCGCCATGGTACAGACCTACTGGGAAATTGGTCGCCTGATTGTTGAGGATGAGCAGCAGGGCGAGAGTCGTGCGGCTTATGGGAAAGAGGTCTTAAAAAGGCTCTCCGACAGCCTCAGCCAGGAGTTTGGCAAGGGGTTTGATCTCACCAATCTGCGCAAAATGCGGGCTTTTTACCTTTGTTTTCCAAAACGAGACGCACTGCGTCTCGAATTGTCATGGACCCACTACAGAACACTGACACGCATCGAAAATGAACAGGCTCGCCAGTGGTATATGAAGGAAGCTGCTGAGCAATGCTGGAGCGCCCGTGCCCTTGAGCGTCAGATGGGGACACTGTACTACGAGCGCCTGCTGGCGACCCAGCACGGAAAGCAGGGTTTGCAGCCTGTACTGGCAGAAGCCGAACAAAAGACCTCGGTTCTGCAAGACACACCGCAGGACTACCTGCGTGACCCCTATATTCTGGATTTTCTCAATCTGCCTGCCGGTTCAGTTCAGGAAAATGAGCTTGAGCAAGAGCTGATCAACAATCTGCAAAAATTCCTGCTGGAACTGGGCAAGGGGTTTGCGTTTGTCGAGAGGCAGCAACGCATCAGCACGGACGATGGCGATTATTTTATCGATCTGGTGTTTTACAACTTCCATCTCAAGTGCTTCCTGCTGATCGACCTGAAAATGCACAGGCTCACCCATCAGGACGTGGGGCAGATGGACATGTATGTGCGCATGTATGAAGAGAAAAAGCGCCGTGGGGATGATAACCCCACCATTGGCCTGATTCTCTGCTCCGAAGGCAATCACACTGTCGCCAAATATTCCGTGCTGAACGACAGTCAGCAACTGTTTGCTTCCAAGTACAAGCTGGAGTTGCCCAGTGAAGAGGAGCTGCGCCTGCAACTGGAGCAGCAGCGACAGCTGTTGAGCCAAAAGTCTGAATAA